From a single Spongiibacter taiwanensis genomic region:
- a CDS encoding TonB-dependent receptor, with protein MKKLNLPALLASVPVGLIGVSSLSSTLSHAAQLEEVVVTATRRAESMDDVPLAISAISGDDLTKSGIFSTTDLNRSSPNLQVSSAYGEAQPNFSVRGVGVGTEYNANAASPVGVYVDQVYQTFRASHGQQLYDMEQIEIVRGPQGTLYGRNTTGGAINFITNKPDLAENNGNLTVGIGNYNRRTFAGAFEFTPVSDVFGVRLAGTWVEHDPYVENKLEAGPSTFAAGGASGLNFNSGKDPGGYENSGLRATFRFRPDSEKDFMLKVYTGESEGGTEVPIATGQSKSNDVIDYTSPNFLLGSYFQAVNGMAPGLLPESYSRRARGLDDREVEVDSVGEVNIEAEGIVFTSDIGLSDTLSFIAVAGYDSGEYHQDPTTDCDGTPLALCTIGYNSEFDAFNLDMRFDYQDGPLKLIVGAFYGEDSITNDNKPNFFNFTRDVNAAFGLPTSYWNPGGLIIAGDLPTGITGTQHNVQDRESWAVYGEANYELVPDVNLTVGLRYSDDTLEYSEGRSVFYDDAGTARAIFVSDFVNGGAFAPYFLEDVYRSDGTLVATADQLNGGAPMPNDLSVDGSSDDISGRVILDWHYSDDGMVYASYSRGYRAGTMNGLSYSSAAQVYFVEPEEVDAYEVGFKSTLFDNTLQLNGALFYYDYIGQQGQVVDGTATAFLVSLDGQITGAEMDATYVASDTLTLKASLGVLDTEYDDGKCPAGGLNGAFQSGNCIASSGGNPANVGGNPFPYASEFTFNASFDWDIAEVNNGVVTLHGDAAYTGQYYYDAFEDYSDSAVSSVATGKYTDGEGEYWTYNARLSYLTADYGVAFWVKNLTDEEVYAFGISIENLFGNGYRMLAPPRTFGVEVQYFF; from the coding sequence ATGAAAAAATTAAACTTACCCGCACTGCTTGCTTCTGTGCCCGTTGGACTGATCGGTGTCAGCTCGCTGTCATCAACCTTGAGTCATGCGGCACAGCTGGAAGAGGTTGTTGTTACGGCTACTCGGCGTGCAGAGAGCATGGATGACGTGCCTCTGGCGATCTCAGCCATCTCGGGTGACGATCTCACCAAGAGTGGTATTTTCTCCACCACCGACCTGAACCGGTCTTCGCCTAACCTGCAGGTTTCCTCTGCCTACGGTGAGGCTCAGCCAAACTTCTCGGTTCGCGGTGTGGGTGTTGGTACGGAATACAACGCCAACGCGGCTTCGCCAGTCGGTGTGTATGTTGACCAGGTGTATCAGACCTTCCGGGCGTCCCACGGTCAGCAGCTCTATGATATGGAGCAGATTGAAATTGTACGTGGACCCCAGGGCACGCTGTATGGCCGAAATACGACCGGCGGTGCGATCAACTTCATCACCAATAAACCCGACCTGGCTGAGAACAACGGCAATTTGACAGTGGGTATTGGTAACTACAATCGTCGTACCTTTGCCGGCGCTTTTGAATTCACGCCGGTGTCAGATGTTTTTGGCGTGCGCCTGGCAGGCACCTGGGTAGAACACGACCCCTATGTTGAAAATAAACTGGAGGCGGGGCCCAGCACTTTCGCGGCAGGCGGAGCCTCGGGCCTGAATTTCAACAGTGGTAAAGACCCCGGTGGATACGAGAACTCAGGCTTGCGGGCCACCTTCCGCTTCCGCCCGGACAGTGAAAAAGACTTTATGTTGAAGGTGTACACCGGCGAAAGCGAGGGGGGTACCGAGGTGCCCATCGCCACCGGGCAATCCAAATCCAATGATGTCATTGATTACACTAGCCCCAATTTCTTGCTCGGTTCCTACTTCCAGGCTGTGAACGGGATGGCGCCTGGCTTACTGCCCGAATCCTACAGTCGGCGGGCGCGCGGCCTTGACGACCGTGAGGTGGAGGTTGATAGCGTTGGTGAAGTGAATATTGAGGCAGAGGGTATTGTTTTTACCTCGGATATTGGCCTGAGTGACACCCTGAGCTTTATTGCGGTTGCTGGCTATGACTCAGGTGAATACCACCAGGATCCGACCACCGATTGTGACGGTACGCCGCTGGCCCTGTGCACCATTGGTTACAACTCAGAGTTTGACGCCTTCAACCTGGATATGCGCTTTGACTACCAGGACGGTCCGCTGAAATTGATTGTGGGCGCCTTCTATGGCGAAGACAGCATTACCAACGACAATAAGCCCAATTTCTTCAATTTCACCCGGGATGTGAATGCGGCCTTTGGTCTGCCCACCAGTTACTGGAACCCGGGCGGCCTGATTATCGCAGGCGACCTGCCAACTGGAATCACCGGCACTCAGCACAATGTGCAGGACCGGGAATCCTGGGCTGTGTATGGCGAAGCAAACTACGAGTTGGTGCCTGACGTAAACCTGACGGTGGGTCTGCGCTACTCAGACGATACGCTGGAATACAGCGAAGGTCGGTCAGTGTTTTATGATGACGCAGGCACCGCGCGGGCGATTTTCGTCTCCGACTTTGTCAATGGCGGCGCCTTTGCACCTTACTTCCTGGAAGATGTATATCGTTCAGACGGTACACTGGTTGCCACGGCTGACCAGTTGAATGGCGGCGCACCGATGCCGAATGATCTGTCTGTGGATGGCTCGTCCGATGATATCTCGGGCCGGGTCATTCTGGACTGGCACTACAGCGACGACGGTATGGTTTACGCCAGCTACAGCCGTGGCTATCGCGCCGGAACGATGAATGGTCTTTCGTACTCCAGCGCAGCTCAGGTTTACTTTGTGGAGCCTGAAGAGGTGGATGCGTATGAAGTGGGCTTTAAATCCACTTTGTTTGACAACACCTTGCAGTTAAATGGCGCGTTGTTTTACTACGACTACATTGGTCAGCAAGGCCAGGTGGTCGATGGCACTGCGACCGCCTTCCTGGTGTCTCTGGATGGTCAGATCACCGGTGCCGAAATGGATGCCACCTATGTGGCGTCTGACACGCTGACATTGAAGGCCTCCTTGGGTGTGCTGGATACCGAGTACGATGATGGCAAGTGCCCGGCGGGTGGCCTTAACGGTGCATTCCAGTCTGGTAACTGTATCGCCTCTTCTGGTGGTAACCCTGCCAATGTCGGCGGCAACCCCTTCCCCTACGCGTCTGAGTTCACCTTCAATGCCAGCTTTGACTGGGATATTGCTGAGGTCAACAACGGTGTGGTGACGCTGCATGGTGATGCCGCCTATACCGGTCAGTATTACTATGATGCCTTTGAGGACTACTCCGACTCAGCGGTGTCTTCCGTTGCCACGGGTAAGTACACCGATGGTGAGGGGGAGTACTGGACCTACAATGCTCGCCTTAGCTACCTGACCGCAGACTATGGTGTTGCGTTCTGGGTGAAAAACCTGACTGACGAAGAGGTTTATGCCTTCGGTATTTCTATCGAGAACCTGTTCGGTAACGGCTATCGGATGCTTGCACCGCCGCGCACCTTCGGTGTGGAAGTGCAGTACTTCTTCTAA
- a CDS encoding OmpP1/FadL family transporter encodes MRFFGTGFMLPFLLIAGIAASDAQAGLGSYLNGAGANNRALSGAGTAFAEDGMVMAINPAGAVSLPHDGWGIGSIFLSARQTAKADEVDLNTAPPGAFPLAPGSREAEPDVPAEIGGIFPVPFGAIHKRVDDDTTIGLVVYGNGGININYKAFDNPNCPPGTPGQGYFCFGDTGSDIAQVFIAPTWSHQVNSRLRVGISPELIYQTIEINGFQLFGPASARPDKLSNNGHSNSFGYGIKLGASVDITDSLSGGIALQSKGYMQKHKEYAGLLPEQGNLDIPANIQFGFAWQASKKLTVLVDYQRIYFSNVGAFGNPGNAAGRYGDDNGPGFGWDDLTAIKAGIHYQASDSLTLRLGYTDVLQEPLRRSEVVTNLLSTAVFDQRYNAGLSWKLNNTTSVDIALNIVPKQTITGENPRFPGQKVTLSNEIYSIDIGWRRLF; translated from the coding sequence GTGAGATTCTTTGGCACCGGCTTCATGCTGCCGTTCTTACTCATTGCCGGGATTGCTGCCAGCGACGCCCAGGCTGGACTGGGAAGTTACCTGAATGGCGCCGGCGCCAACAACCGTGCCCTCTCCGGCGCGGGCACCGCCTTCGCCGAGGACGGGATGGTAATGGCCATCAATCCGGCAGGCGCCGTTTCTCTACCCCACGACGGCTGGGGTATTGGTAGCATCTTTTTGAGCGCCAGGCAGACTGCGAAGGCTGACGAGGTCGACCTGAACACGGCACCACCGGGGGCATTTCCCTTGGCTCCCGGTTCGCGCGAAGCCGAGCCTGATGTTCCCGCAGAAATCGGGGGAATCTTTCCCGTTCCCTTCGGTGCGATTCACAAACGGGTGGATGATGACACCACCATTGGCCTGGTGGTTTACGGCAACGGCGGCATCAACATCAATTACAAAGCCTTCGACAACCCCAACTGCCCACCGGGCACGCCGGGACAGGGCTACTTCTGCTTTGGTGACACTGGCTCGGATATCGCCCAGGTCTTTATTGCGCCCACCTGGTCGCACCAGGTCAACTCCCGCTTGCGCGTGGGCATCAGCCCGGAACTGATTTATCAGACCATCGAGATCAACGGATTTCAGTTATTCGGCCCCGCCTCTGCCCGCCCCGACAAACTAAGTAATAATGGGCATTCCAACAGCTTCGGCTACGGGATAAAACTGGGCGCAAGCGTCGACATTACCGACTCGCTTTCAGGTGGCATTGCGCTGCAATCTAAGGGCTACATGCAGAAGCATAAGGAGTATGCCGGTCTGCTACCGGAGCAAGGCAACCTGGACATTCCCGCCAACATCCAGTTTGGTTTCGCCTGGCAGGCCAGCAAGAAGCTCACGGTATTGGTCGACTACCAGCGTATTTATTTTTCCAACGTCGGCGCCTTTGGCAATCCCGGGAATGCCGCCGGCCGTTACGGCGATGACAATGGCCCCGGTTTTGGCTGGGATGACCTGACCGCGATCAAAGCAGGAATTCACTACCAGGCCAGCGATTCTTTGACCCTCCGACTGGGCTATACCGACGTGCTGCAAGAGCCCCTGCGCCGCAGCGAAGTCGTCACCAATTTGCTGTCCACCGCCGTGTTTGATCAGCGCTACAACGCCGGCCTGTCTTGGAAACTCAACAACACCACCAGCGTTGATATCGCCCTGAACATTGTGCCCAAGCAGACCATCACCGGGGAAAATCCGCGCTTCCCCGGGCAGAAGGTTACCCTGAGCAATGAAATTTACAGCATCGATATCGGCTGGCGGCGACTATTCTGA
- a CDS encoding tetratricopeptide repeat protein, whose translation MNIEKLEAMLAKGQDSSLLRMGLAQAYLDADQVADAISHLLKCLELDADYTAAWKLLGKARLAAGDIQGARQDWQRGLAVSQRRGDRQAEKEIGVFLRRLDKQFPSE comes from the coding sequence ATGAATATCGAAAAGCTTGAGGCGATGCTCGCCAAGGGGCAGGACAGCAGCCTGTTGCGCATGGGGCTGGCCCAGGCCTATTTGGATGCCGATCAGGTTGCCGACGCCATTTCCCACTTGCTGAAATGCCTGGAATTAGATGCCGACTACACCGCCGCCTGGAAACTGCTGGGCAAGGCCCGTTTGGCAGCGGGTGATATTCAGGGGGCGCGACAAGATTGGCAGCGTGGGCTGGCCGTCAGTCAGCGCCGAGGTGACCGACAAGCCGAAAAGGAGATCGGGGTCTTTCTGCGGCGACTCGATAAACAGTTCCCCTCAGAATAG
- a CDS encoding heme biosynthesis HemY N-terminal domain-containing protein yields the protein MKVFFAALLTLLVAAGLAAAIQYDPGYILIAYGQTTIEMTLWIGLGLLAVLLVVGVVLFIALRRGARLSDRVVNYLGNRRLRRGRSKTTLGLIAFVEGNWVKSRRLLVESAEETDAPLINYLLAARASHALGESKATRRYLGLAEGTTAKAGIAVELTQAELLLDNGQLEEALATLTRVRRNAARHPSVLLLLERVYLRLKDWAGLLALLPELAKYHLHPEERLRELEREALLGGLEKTAQKGDIDELQAWWKSLNKPQHRDVELVAAYARKLQGIDEAVAEAFLRQVLKNQWSEELIAIYGRLQGSDPGRQLAAAEQWLREQPANPELLLALGRISLRNELWGKAREYFETAYAKGRGYEVCLELGRLLVNMGERDQGERFTREALETFPQALPPLPQPKISH from the coding sequence ATGAAAGTCTTTTTCGCCGCCTTATTAACGTTGTTAGTGGCGGCCGGCCTGGCCGCTGCAATTCAGTATGATCCGGGCTACATCCTCATTGCCTATGGTCAGACCACTATTGAAATGACCTTGTGGATTGGTCTTGGTCTGCTGGCGGTGCTGTTGGTGGTGGGTGTGGTGCTATTTATCGCGCTGCGTCGGGGTGCCCGCCTTTCAGATCGGGTAGTCAATTATCTTGGCAATCGGCGTTTGCGCCGTGGCCGGAGCAAAACCACGCTGGGGTTGATCGCCTTCGTTGAGGGCAATTGGGTAAAGTCGCGGCGCTTGCTGGTCGAGTCTGCCGAGGAAACCGATGCGCCGTTGATCAATTACTTGTTGGCAGCCAGGGCGAGCCACGCACTGGGCGAAAGCAAAGCCACTCGCCGTTATCTGGGTCTGGCAGAGGGAACCACTGCCAAAGCCGGCATTGCGGTGGAGCTCACGCAGGCTGAGCTGCTGCTCGACAATGGTCAGTTAGAGGAGGCGCTGGCAACCTTGACTCGGGTTCGGCGCAATGCCGCTCGCCACCCTTCGGTGCTGCTATTGCTAGAGCGGGTCTACCTGAGATTGAAGGACTGGGCGGGGCTGTTGGCTCTGCTACCGGAGCTTGCCAAGTATCACCTTCACCCAGAGGAGCGCCTGCGCGAGCTGGAACGTGAGGCATTGTTGGGTGGGCTGGAGAAGACTGCGCAAAAGGGGGACATTGATGAGTTACAGGCGTGGTGGAAATCCCTCAATAAACCCCAGCATCGAGATGTTGAATTGGTTGCCGCTTATGCCCGTAAACTGCAAGGCATCGACGAAGCGGTTGCCGAGGCATTTTTGCGCCAGGTGCTAAAGAATCAGTGGTCTGAAGAGCTAATCGCAATTTATGGGCGTCTGCAGGGCAGTGACCCCGGCCGGCAATTGGCGGCCGCTGAGCAATGGCTTCGGGAGCAGCCTGCCAACCCGGAGTTGCTTCTGGCCCTTGGGCGAATCAGCCTGCGCAATGAGCTGTGGGGAAAAGCGCGGGAGTACTTTGAGACTGCCTACGCCAAGGGGCGCGGCTATGAAGTGTGTCTGGAACTGGGCCGGCTGCTGGTCAATATGGGTGAGCGTGATCAGGGCGAGCGCTTTACCCGAGAGGCACTGGAAACGTTCCCGCAAGCCTTGCCGCCGCTACCGCAACCGAAAATCAGTCACTAG
- a CDS encoding uroporphyrinogen-III C-methyltransferase: MSGDKPDTPTPPDAESPLGSTGASDAAVSGKTEGGAEDKPAPPSTPPSAQSSAASDKPAAAPVTGKSKSRGSNKPGGKSGSSGRGALLVALLALLVGVAALGASAWMYQQQYLLPEPPDPLLAALKTDVEQLEKQQNRLLGSLESQRESLSQLRADQQQQVSQLLSRSQALTAQVDKLATVDRKDWLVAEAEYLLRLANQRLQLGRDAKAAGQLLASADRVLEEMDDPGLHTVRAEIARELSALQGVAQFDTEGVYLRLEGLSQSFSSLSLFDAPRYEAEPVPPADSNWQDRLANGFRRAWEKLRSYIRIRHREENFQPVLAPEQEAALGYSLQLMVEQAQMALLAERPALYQRSLGQAREWLTKYYQLDDRLQGILQQLDELMAVPLDRQMPDISASLAALKTFIDSRRWQQEVGG; encoded by the coding sequence ATGAGCGGCGATAAACCAGACACGCCCACTCCCCCCGATGCGGAATCTCCGCTGGGATCAACCGGCGCCAGTGATGCAGCCGTGTCAGGCAAAACCGAAGGTGGCGCGGAAGACAAACCCGCCCCGCCTTCGACCCCACCCTCTGCGCAGAGCAGTGCCGCTTCAGACAAGCCTGCAGCCGCGCCGGTGACTGGCAAATCCAAGTCCCGTGGCAGCAACAAGCCCGGTGGTAAATCGGGGTCGTCGGGCCGTGGCGCCCTTCTGGTGGCATTACTGGCGCTACTGGTTGGCGTTGCGGCACTGGGTGCCAGCGCCTGGATGTACCAGCAGCAATACCTTTTGCCCGAGCCGCCGGACCCGTTGTTGGCGGCGCTGAAAACGGACGTGGAGCAACTTGAGAAGCAGCAAAACCGCTTGCTTGGCAGCCTCGAAAGTCAGCGGGAGAGTCTCTCTCAGCTTCGCGCCGATCAGCAGCAGCAGGTGTCGCAACTGCTCAGTCGCAGCCAGGCGCTGACTGCCCAGGTAGATAAGCTGGCCACCGTCGATCGCAAAGACTGGTTAGTTGCCGAAGCGGAATATTTGCTGAGGTTGGCCAATCAGCGATTGCAGTTGGGCCGAGATGCCAAGGCTGCAGGCCAGTTGTTGGCCAGTGCCGATCGCGTGCTTGAAGAGATGGATGATCCCGGTCTGCACACGGTGCGTGCCGAAATCGCCCGGGAGCTGTCTGCCCTGCAAGGGGTGGCGCAGTTTGACACCGAAGGGGTCTATTTGCGTCTTGAGGGCTTGTCTCAATCTTTCAGCAGTCTTTCCCTGTTTGATGCGCCCCGTTACGAAGCTGAACCGGTTCCTCCCGCCGACAGCAACTGGCAGGACCGCCTGGCCAATGGCTTTCGCCGGGCATGGGAAAAACTGCGCAGTTACATTCGCATTCGTCATCGCGAGGAGAACTTTCAACCGGTGCTGGCACCTGAGCAGGAAGCTGCGCTGGGTTACAGCCTGCAGTTGATGGTCGAGCAGGCGCAGATGGCGCTGCTGGCAGAGCGCCCGGCGCTGTATCAGCGCTCCCTGGGTCAGGCCAGAGAGTGGTTGACCAAGTACTACCAGCTCGATGACCGCTTGCAGGGTATTTTGCAGCAGCTCGATGAGTTGATGGCGGTGCCGCTGGATCGTCAAATGCCTGATATTTCCGCGTCGCTGGCGGCCTTGAAAACCTTTATCGATAGCCGGCGTTGGCAGCAAGAGGTGGGTGGATGA
- a CDS encoding uroporphyrinogen-III synthase has product MAINPRVELPGLRVLVTRPVDRAETLLDALRDVGAQAWHCPLLQILPLAEDNPALRLSRTRILDLDLYQRVIFISVNAVAQGMALIDQYWPQWPQRVVPYAIGAATAEALARWDLPIRCPDQSVDSRTMTSEALLALPDLQNLTGEKVLIVRGVGGRESLAQGLTQRGAKVDYAECYQRQGPDLEHGELRALLVKHQINAVCLNSGETLANFHRHCPPGEQTNNVTLVVPSERVAQLAHDLGYARVVQAENAGTEATLMALGEIERG; this is encoded by the coding sequence ATGGCGATCAATCCGCGGGTTGAGCTGCCGGGCCTGCGAGTACTGGTCACCCGGCCGGTGGATCGGGCCGAGACCTTGCTCGACGCGCTTCGCGATGTCGGAGCCCAGGCCTGGCATTGCCCGCTGTTGCAGATTTTGCCGTTGGCGGAAGATAACCCGGCACTGCGCCTGAGCCGGACACGGATCCTGGACCTGGACCTGTATCAGCGGGTTATCTTTATCAGTGTCAATGCCGTGGCTCAGGGAATGGCGCTGATTGATCAATACTGGCCCCAGTGGCCGCAGCGGGTGGTGCCCTACGCCATCGGGGCGGCAACTGCCGAGGCGTTAGCCCGTTGGGATCTGCCGATACGCTGTCCTGATCAGTCCGTTGATAGTCGGACAATGACCAGCGAGGCCTTGTTGGCGTTGCCGGATTTGCAGAACCTGACCGGGGAAAAAGTGCTGATCGTCCGCGGTGTTGGTGGACGGGAATCCCTCGCGCAAGGCCTGACTCAGCGAGGCGCAAAGGTGGACTATGCTGAATGCTACCAACGGCAGGGTCCGGATCTGGAGCATGGCGAACTGCGCGCATTACTGGTAAAACATCAGATCAACGCGGTCTGCCTGAACAGCGGCGAGACACTGGCGAATTTTCACCGGCATTGCCCGCCAGGTGAACAGACAAATAATGTAACGCTGGTCGTGCCCAGTGAACGGGTGGCGCAACTGGCTCATGATTTGGGTTATGCCAGGGTGGTGCAGGCGGAAAATGCTGGCACGGAAGCGACCCTGATGGCCCTCGGCGAAATTGAGAGAGGATAA
- the hemC gene encoding hydroxymethylbilane synthase: MPRQTVRIATRESLLALWQAEYIKAALEQAHPGLAVELVGMTTRGDQLLDSPLSKIGGKALFVKELEQAMLEDRADIAVHSMKDVPMEFPEGLGLAIICEREDPRDAFVSNHFASLDALPQGAHVGTSSLRRECQLKALRPDLNVSSLRGNVQTRLRKLDEGQFDAIILAAAGLIRLRLQDRIAQLLPVEQSLPACGQGAVGVETRSDDAELIALLQPLHDAATNRDVLAERAMNRRLEGGCQVPIAGYAIVDPQDPTQLWLRGRVGTPDGTTLLVAEARGPLDNPEALGIAVAEDLLAQGADAILRAVYGDQSAG; encoded by the coding sequence ATGCCCCGCCAGACTGTTCGCATCGCCACCCGAGAAAGCCTACTGGCGCTGTGGCAGGCCGAATATATCAAAGCGGCCCTGGAACAGGCCCATCCGGGGCTGGCAGTGGAGCTGGTGGGAATGACCACGCGAGGCGACCAGTTACTTGACTCGCCGCTTTCCAAAATCGGCGGTAAAGCGCTGTTCGTTAAAGAGCTTGAGCAGGCCATGCTGGAAGACCGGGCCGACATCGCCGTGCATTCGATGAAGGATGTGCCGATGGAGTTTCCTGAAGGATTGGGGCTGGCCATTATCTGTGAACGGGAAGACCCCCGGGACGCCTTTGTCAGCAACCATTTTGCTTCCCTTGATGCCCTGCCCCAGGGTGCCCACGTGGGGACATCCAGCTTGCGCCGGGAATGCCAGTTAAAAGCGCTGCGCCCAGATTTAAACGTCTCCAGTCTGCGGGGCAATGTGCAAACCCGCTTGCGCAAACTCGATGAAGGGCAATTTGACGCGATCATTTTGGCTGCAGCCGGGTTGATTCGCCTGAGGCTGCAAGATCGCATTGCCCAGCTGCTGCCCGTTGAACAAAGCCTGCCCGCCTGCGGCCAGGGCGCTGTCGGGGTGGAAACGCGCAGTGATGATGCCGAGCTAATCGCGTTGCTGCAGCCCCTGCACGATGCTGCTACCAACCGTGATGTTCTCGCCGAGCGGGCAATGAACCGCCGACTGGAAGGGGGGTGTCAGGTGCCGATTGCCGGCTATGCCATTGTTGATCCGCAGGATCCCACGCAGCTTTGGTTGCGGGGCCGGGTGGGTACACCTGACGGCACCACCTTATTGGTGGCGGAGGCCCGGGGGCCGCTGGATAACCCTGAGGCGCTGGGAATTGCTGTGGCTGAAGATCTGCTGGCGCAGGGCGCCGACGCTATTTTGCGAGCGGTGTATGGCGATCAATCCGCGGGTTGA
- a CDS encoding LytR/AlgR family response regulator transcription factor, with protein sequence MMSVMVVDDEPLARQRMLRLLASVGEVAPVTEAENGEQALSCFAETPVDVVLLDIEMPGINGLAVAQQLMARHTSAEQPAPAVIFCTAYDEHAIAAFEAQAVAYLLKPVTRDKLRQALARASRLNRAQLNALDATAIAERNSVDGREFCARSAAGMQRLPFSQVRYFHADNKYVSAVHTGGELILDDSLKELEDQLGAAVQRVHRNALVVWAQVTGMRRSAAGRYRVVLRDVDQGPVISRRHLSAFKARLGQSGQGSGD encoded by the coding sequence ATGATGAGTGTCATGGTGGTGGACGATGAGCCCCTGGCCCGGCAGCGGATGCTGCGTTTGCTTGCATCCGTGGGCGAGGTGGCGCCGGTGACCGAGGCGGAAAACGGCGAGCAGGCGCTGAGCTGTTTTGCCGAGACGCCGGTCGATGTGGTGCTGCTCGATATCGAAATGCCCGGCATCAATGGTCTGGCGGTGGCCCAGCAATTGATGGCTCGGCATACAAGCGCCGAGCAACCAGCACCGGCGGTCATTTTTTGTACGGCATACGATGAGCACGCCATCGCTGCTTTTGAGGCGCAAGCGGTAGCCTACCTGTTAAAACCGGTGACGCGGGACAAGCTGCGTCAGGCGCTGGCTCGCGCGTCCCGTTTGAACCGCGCCCAGCTCAACGCGCTCGATGCCACGGCTATTGCTGAGAGAAATTCCGTAGATGGTCGGGAGTTCTGCGCCCGCAGCGCTGCCGGGATGCAACGCCTGCCCTTTTCCCAGGTCCGCTATTTTCACGCGGATAATAAGTATGTGTCTGCCGTGCACACAGGCGGCGAATTGATTCTGGACGACAGTTTGAAAGAGCTTGAAGATCAGCTCGGCGCTGCAGTTCAGCGGGTTCATCGCAATGCGCTCGTTGTGTGGGCCCAGGTAACGGGGATGCGCCGCAGCGCTGCCGGGCGCTACCGGGTGGTGCTGCGCGATGTTGATCAGGGGCCGGTGATCAGTCGTCGCCACCTGTCGGCGTTCAAGGCGCGGCTGGGCCAGTCTGGGCAGGGCAGCGGGGACTAA
- a CDS encoding sensor histidine kinase, with amino-acid sequence MTTSNKLVDEGAGPARPAPFVGDVCSPTSLLMLVLLSELLAVAYTVLLSGVRQFDFLLLAYASLFLLWGTLGAAALLCRLRGVFARLGTARSAGLSFIVCLLWVALLSVSCQMILSATGNEGIAGLDWWWILDSLVLATIIIGISLRYIYLGQQLRERQQSALNARLDALQSRIRPHFLFNTLNSISSLIVVDPQRAEQAVEDLAALFRANLSGSQKRVSWSEERALCQSYLRIEQNRLADRLQVDWQETASHSPVRVPSLILQPLLENAILHGIQRLPGGGTLHVQVVHRDGMITVEIRNPCPPLAARGAGNGQGGNNIRQRLEALYGSRASLQMHSAEDYFVARLNLPTTGPAGEVAP; translated from the coding sequence GTGACTACCTCAAACAAACTGGTCGACGAGGGCGCCGGGCCAGCGCGCCCGGCGCCCTTTGTTGGTGATGTGTGCAGCCCCACATCGCTGCTCATGCTGGTGCTGTTGTCCGAATTGCTGGCGGTGGCCTACACCGTTCTGTTATCCGGTGTGCGCCAGTTCGATTTTCTGCTGCTCGCCTATGCCTCCTTGTTTTTGCTGTGGGGAACCCTGGGCGCCGCCGCGTTGCTTTGCCGACTTCGTGGAGTTTTTGCCCGGCTGGGCACGGCCCGCAGCGCCGGGCTGAGTTTTATCGTTTGCCTGTTGTGGGTCGCGCTGCTGAGTGTGTCGTGCCAGATGATATTGTCCGCCACCGGCAACGAGGGGATCGCAGGCCTGGATTGGTGGTGGATTCTCGACAGTCTGGTGTTGGCGACCATTATCATTGGCATCAGCCTGCGGTATATCTACTTGGGCCAGCAGCTGCGTGAGCGGCAACAAAGCGCATTGAACGCGCGACTGGATGCCCTGCAATCCCGGATTCGTCCTCACTTTCTTTTTAACACCCTGAACAGTATCTCCAGCTTGATTGTGGTTGACCCCCAGCGGGCAGAGCAGGCCGTTGAGGATCTGGCGGCGCTGTTTCGGGCAAACCTCAGTGGCAGCCAGAAGCGGGTGAGCTGGTCTGAGGAGCGGGCGCTATGTCAAAGCTACCTTCGCATTGAGCAAAACCGCCTCGCCGATCGACTACAGGTGGACTGGCAAGAAACTGCGTCACATTCCCCGGTGCGGGTCCCGTCACTCATTTTGCAGCCGCTGTTGGAAAATGCGATTTTGCATGGCATTCAGCGCCTGCCCGGCGGCGGTACTCTGCATGTGCAGGTTGTTCATCGTGACGGCATGATCACCGTGGAGATTCGCAACCCTTGTCCGCCGCTCGCTGCCAGGGGCGCTGGCAATGGCCAGGGAGGCAACAATATTCGCCAGCGTCTGGAAGCCCTGTACGGCAGCCGGGCTTCGCTGCAAATGCACTCCGCAGAGGATTATTTTGTTGCGCGCCTGAATTTGCCCACCACAGGCCCTGCTGGTGAGGTGGCCCCATGA